The following proteins are encoded in a genomic region of Fusarium oxysporum f. sp. lycopersici 4287 chromosome 1, whole genome shotgun sequence:
- a CDS encoding hypothetical protein (At least one base has a quality score < 10), with protein MGPGWFLPATSLAFGIVSVATAFVHSQAAICGVRFLLGIFEAGMLPGIAYYLSRWYKRSELTFRLSLYMVMAPLAGAFGGLLASAILKLPHFGSLHHWRMIFAIEGIITIGLSLIAFVTLTDRPETARWLTQEEKDLCIARVKSERLAQTEVIDGIDRVKLWRGISNPVTLQIAFIFLFNNITVQGLAFFLPTIVGAIYPEYSTVQKQLHSVPPYAVGAVFAVAFPALSWYLDRRQIFIILSAPTVIIGYAMFLASETPSVRYGACFLIASTCMVLGTMTNAHISANVVSDTARSSAIGMNVMFGNIGGLIATWSYLVKDAPNFPIGNGLNCATGSMIFILSISGYFWMKWDNNRRDKKNVEQELAGLSPEEVANLDWKHPGHRWRF; from the exons ATGGGCCCCGGCTGGTTCCTCCCTGCTACCTCTCTCGCCTTCGGCATCGTCAGTGTCGCTACCGCCTTCGTCCACAGCCAAGCCGCCATCTGCGGTGTTCGTTTCCTCCTTGGTATCTTCGAGGCTGGTATGCTTCCCGGAATCGCATACTATCTCTCCCGTTGGTATAAGCGCTCTGAGTTGACTTTCCGTCTGTCTCTCTACATGGTCATGGCTCCTCTTGCTGGTGCTTTCGGTGGTCTCTTGGCCAGTGCTATCCTCAAGCTCCCCCACTTCGGTAGCCTTCACCACTGGCGCATGATCTTCGCTATTGAGGGTATCATCACCATCGGTCTTAGCCTCATCGCTTTCGTTACCCTCACAGATCGACCCGAGACTGCTCGATGGCTCACTcaggaggagaaggatctCTGCATCGCCCGTGTCAAGTCCGAGCGTCTCGCCCAAACCGAAGTCATTGACGGTATCGATCGAGTCAAGCTCTGGCGCGGTATCTCCAACCCCGTCACTCTCCAGATCGCCTttatcttcctcttcaacaacatcaccgtCCAGGGTCTTGCTTTCTTCCTCCCTACCATCGTCGGAGCCATCTACCCCGAGTATAGCACCGTCCAGAAGCAGCTTCACAGTGTCCCTCCCTACGCCGTTGGAGCCGTCTTTGCTGTTGCCTTCCCTGCTCTCAGTTGGTACCTCGACAGGCGAcagatcttcatcatcctctccgCTCCCACCGTCATCATCGGATATGCTATGTTCTTGGCCTCTGAGACTCCCAGTGTTCGATATGGTGCTTGTTTCCTGATTGCCAGCACCTGTATGGTTCTGGGTACCATGACCAACGCCCATATCAGCGCCAACGTCGTCAGTGATACCGCACGAAGCAGTGCCATCGGCATGAAC GTCATGTTTGGCAACATCGGTGGTCTCATCGCGACCTGGTCCTACCTCGTCAAGGACGCCCCCAACTTCCCCATCGGCAATGGCCTCAACTGTGCTACTGGTAGCatgatcttcatcctcagcatTTCTGGCTACTTCTGGATGAAGTGGGACAACAACCGACGCGACAAGAAGAACGTCGAGCAGGAGCTTGCAGGCCTCTCGCCCGAGGAGGTTGCCAACCTGGACTGGAAGCATCCCGGCCATAGGTGGCGATTCTAA
- a CDS encoding hypothetical protein (At least one base has a quality score < 10): MAIIEGWLPPTRENYDLILKVWQISYPIIGSIQWLTSWYGMGKTSVTSRLNLPGRIGWLTMEAPGFLTLLYLMKVLPEQHGIDDLPWQNKVLAGLFVIHYSYRAVMFPYLQPSMSPVHIAVWLLGFSFQICNATCLGSWLAAYGPTTEAAWSSQSSILQFSSGILIFYLGLSGNFFHDEELRDIRRREAQRKSARNWSSRTATRARAWRSTTRFRRRDWSRYVLYPHYLCDWIE, translated from the exons ATGGCTATTATCGAAGGGTGGTTACCACCCACTCGGGAGAACTACGACCTGATCCTCAAAGTCTGGCAGATATCTTACCCAATT ATTGGTTCGATACAATGGCTTACCAGTTGGTACGGCATGGGCAAAACCTCAGTCACAAGCCGTCTTAACCTCCCCGGCCGTATTGGCTGGTTGACAATGGAGGCACCTGGTTTTCTGACACTGCTGTACCTGATGAAAGTTCTTCCTGAACAGCATGGAATCGACGATCTTCCGTGGCAGAATAAAGTGCTTGCGGGTCTGTTT GTGATTCACTATTCTTACCGCGCTGTTATGTTCCCCTATCTTCAGCCTTCCATGTCGCCGGTGCACATTGCGGTGTGGCTGCTTGGCTTCAGTTTTCAGATTTGCAACGCAACTTGCCTTGGATCATGGCTCGCAGCATATGGGCCTACCACTGAGGCAGCATGGTCATCACAATCGTCCATCTTACAATTCTCATCAGGTATTCTAATCTTCTATCTCGGCCTATCCGGCAACTTCTTCCACGACGAGGAACTACGCGACATCCGCCGGCGCGAAGCCCAGCGCAAGAGCGCGCGAAACTGGAGCAGCAGAACGGCCACGCGAGCAAGGGCGTGGAGAAGCACTACCAGATTCCGCAGGCGGGACTGGTCCCGGTACGTGCTGTACCCTCACTACTTGTGCGATTGGATAGAGTGA